The sequence ATCGAAAAGAGCAAGATCAAGGGCTGCTACATTATCAGCCAAGGCACACAGGTGGAATCGGGCTCGATTCCTGGCATGCCCGAAAGCGTTGGCATGGCGGGCGCCGGTGGCGGTGGCCGCGTGACGCAGGCTGTCGGAAACTTCGAAGAAAGCTCGGGCGGTGGTGACGAAGATGCTCGCTTCTGCGATACCTCTAGCTTGACCGTGACCTTTGACCGCAACGTGGCCATGGTGCACGACGAAGTGGACTTTGTGAGCTTGGAACACCCGCTTTCTCAGGGCGTGATAGACTTTGAAACTTCGCTTGATAACGGCGCCGTGGCTTGTAACATCTGGCAGAATTCCGGAATGCGCGGCCTAGTGATGCAGTACAATTTCGCGGTGGACTTCTCGGTGGCCGAAGAATGGGGCGTGTCTGACCTTGCGGGCCCGCGCTACATTAGCGTGCTCGTGAACCCGACTGGCGAAGACTTGACCGAAAAGGTTCCGGAACTGAAGGCCGCAAGCTTCAAGGATGTGCCTGTTCCGCAGGGCAATGCCGCTGTGAACATGACGCTCAAGTATTTCGGTAAAGAAGGCCTCGCCATCGCTCGCCGCATTGTGTCTGCCAAGGCAAAAGAAATTGCCGAAGTGGCCGCTGCCGCAGTCGAAGCCCGCGCCGAGCAGGAATACCAGCGTATGAACCATTTGCTTAGCATGCGTGGCAAGGCGGGTAACAATACCCAGCTGCAACAGCTCCGCAAGAATGCCCAGGAATGGAAAAAAGTAATTTCGAACCCGCAACTCCGCCTCGATGCTATCAGGCTTTTGGTGTGTAGGTAATCTATGAGTGAATTAAGAAAGAATATTCTCGATGAATCCCGTCGCATTGTCGTAAAGATCGGCTCGCGTATTTTGGTCGACTCCGAAAAGGGCGGTGTTCGTACTCGCTACATCCAGAAGCTTGCCGATTCCGTGGCTCGCCTGATGGAAGCCGGTAAGGAAGTTGTGATTGTGACTAGCGGTGCCGTGGGAACAGGCATGAGCCAGCTCGGTTACAAGGAAAAGCCGACGGTGCTTGCCGAAAAGCAGGCTTGTGCTGCCGTGGGCCAGATTGACCTCATGTACGCCTACCGCGAAATGTTCCGCTGGATGCAGCTTTCCGTGGGCCAGATTCTTTTGTCTGCCGAAGACTTTCGCGACCGCAACCGCTACAAGAATTTGCAGAACACCATCAAGGCGATGCTTGCCCGTAAGATTGTTCCGATTATCAACGAAAATGACTCGCTTGCCGTTGCCGAAATCAAGGTGGGCGATAACGACAAGCTTTCGAGCGACGTGGCACTCTTCCTTGATGCCGACTTGCTTTTGATTTTCACGGACGAAGACGGACTTTTCGATGACAATCCGAAGAAGAATCCGAATGCGCGACTCCTCCGCTTTGTGCCTGAAATTACGCCTGCAGTGCTTGCGCTCGCGGGTAAGCCCGGTGAAACGGGCTCCGCCGTGAGTACCGGCGGAATGCGTAGTAAGCTCGAAGCGATTCGCAACGTGACCAAGAGTGGTTGCAACGCATTCCTCGCGAGCGGCATGAAGGTGTTGCCGCACCAGGTGATTTTTGAAAATGCCGAAGGCACGCTCTTTGTGGGCTCCAAGAAAAAGCTCAATAGCCGTCAGCGCTGGCTCAGCTTCGTAACGACTCCGCGCGGTGCCGTGGTGGTCGACGAAGGCGGCGTGAAGGCTCTGCGCGAAAAGCATTCCAGCCTGCTCCCCGTGGGCGTGTGCGCCGTCAAGAAACACTTTGACAAGGGCGACCTGATTGAAGTCTTGAGTCAAGACGGCGAAGCCGTGGCACGCGGTGTCGCAAAGTTCGACAGCGAAACGTTAAAGCTTGTTCTCCGCAAGAAGACCGCCCAGGTTCATGAACTCTTGGGCAAGAACGTTCCCGACGAACTGATTCACAAGAACGACTTGGTCGTGTTCTAGTCTAAAATTTGTATCTTGGTAAGCGTATGGAAGAAAATCAGAATTTGGACGATTTGGCCGAAGAATCGGCGGAACTCCCGAAAGTCGAGAGCCAAGAGGATTTGGCCCGCATTATCCAGGCGCTCGTGTTTGCGTCTCCTGACATTGTGACGCTTAAGAAACTGCGTGAAATTCTGGGCGATTTTTTGGATGCGCGCTTGGTGTCCGATGCTTTGATTGCGGCGAACGATTCGCTGAACAAGATTAATTCCCCGTTCGAAATTGTGGAACAGGCGGGCGGTTACCGCTTTAGGACCCGCGCCAAGTATTACCCTTGGGTGCGCAAGCTGTTCCCCGAAGCAAATGCTCGCCGTTTGAGCCAGGCTGCGCTTGAAACCTTGGCGGTGATTGCTTACCAGCAGCCGATTACCAAGGCGGCGATTGAACAGGTGCGTGGCGTGTCGTCGGTGGATGGCCCGATCCGTAACCTGCTCGACAAGGGCTTTATTGCACTCGGTTCCCGTGCCGATACGGTGGGTAACCCCTATACCTACGTGACCACGCAGGAATTCATGAAGTATTTCGGCATCAATCGCATTCCCGAAGACTTGCCGCGACTCCGCGAATTCAGTGAACTTCTGGAAGCGGGCGCCTTGGTGCCGCAGTATGCGAAACCCGAATCGGTGAGCCCCGAAGAACCGGTGCAGCCCGAAGAAAATCCGGACCAGGTTGAATTGTCGATGGGAGATGCCTAATGGCTGTAACCCCGTTAATGCAGCAGTATTACGAGATCAAGAAACAGAATCCCGGCTGCATCTTGTTTTTTAGAATGGGCGACTTCTTCGAACTATTCGAAGACGATGCCGTAATTGCCTCGAAGATTTTAGGACTCACGCTCACGAGCCGCAATAACGGCGCCTCGGGAGCAACGCCCCTGTGCGGGTTCCCGCACCATGCCGCAGACCGTTACGTGCCCAAGATGGTGGCGGCGGGCTACCGCATCGCCATTTGCGAACAGGTGGAAGACCCGAAACTTGCAAAGGGTATCGTCAAGCGCGACATTGTGGAAATCATCAGTGCCGGCACCGCGATGGACGAGTCGAACCTGAATGCGAAAGAGGCGAATTACCTTTGCGCGTTCATTCCCGAAAAGGATTCGGTCTCGTTTGCGATTGCCGACGTGACGACCGGTTACTTGGCCGCGTGCAAGAGCTCGGTGCAGGCTTTCGAATGTGAATTCTGCCGCCGTATGCCCAAGGAAGTCGTGGTGCCCGAAGGAACTTCGATTCCAAGCGGAGTGATGGACTTGATCCGCTCCGAAAACATTCTGGTGACAGAACTTCCTGCATTCCTGTTCGGTGAAGATTCCGCGAAGGATGTGCTGTTTACGCACTTTAAGGTTGAGGCTTTGGATGGTCTTGGCTTGGATGGGCGAGTGGTTGAAACGCAGGTGACGGGAGCGCTTCTCCAGTACCTGATGGACCAGAAGAAGTCCGAACTTTCGCACTTTACGACGCTCGAGATTCTGAATCTCGACGACTACATGACGCTTGACCCGAGCACGCTGCGTAACCTGGAACTGGTGCGTCCGTTGAATGCCGACGACATCAGCAGCACGCTTTGCTACGTGCTCGACTTTACGGTGACCGCGATGGGCGGGCGCAATCTGAAGGAGTGGGTGAGCCACCCGCTGATTTCGGTGGAACGCATCAAGGAACGCGAAGAAGCTGTCGAGGAACTCGTCAACAACCCGGTCGCTCTCGACGAACTGAAGGAATCGCTGACTTCGATTCTCGATATGGAACGCCTGATGGGCCGTGTAGGCTCTGGCCGCGCGAATGCCCGCGATTTGGCGGGCATGGGCCGATCGCTTTCGCAGGCTTCTAAGGTAGCTGACGTGCTTGAAGGATTGAATTCGCCGATTTTTGAACCGATGCGAGCGGCCCTCATTGCCGCCCGTGGCCGTGGCGAAGAGCTCCTTTCGCAATTTAACGATGACTTGCCGCTGACCGTTCGCGAGGGCGGCATGATTCGCGCGGGTGCAAACGCGGAACTTGATGCCATGAACGAAGACATCAAGGAACGCCGCGAATGGATTGCCTCGCTCGAAGTCCGTGAACGTGAACGCCTCGGAATCCCGAGCTTGAAAGTTGGCTACAACCGCGTTTTCGGTTACTACATCGAAATTACCAAGGCGCAGATGGCCAAAGCCACGAGCCCGATTCCCGATGAATATATCCGCAAGCAGACGACGGTAAATGGCGAACGCTACATTACGCCCGAGATGAAGGAATGCGAATCCATCATCAGTAATGCCGAAGTCAACATTCACGCGCTGGAATACAAGATTTTCTGCGAACTTCGCGAACGCGTGAACAGCTGGCGTGCCGAACTTCAGGAAATCGCGAATGCGATTGCCCATGTAGATACGCTCTACAGCTTTGCCCGTGCCGCACGCAAGTACAATTACGTTTGCCCCGAAGTCTTTGAAGGCTCGGGCATCGAAATCAAGGGCGGTTTCCATCCGGTGATTGTCGCAGTCAATTCTGACTTGGACTTTATCCCGAACGATGTGAATCTTTCGCCCGAAGCCACGCGCCTCATGCTCATTACGGGCCCGAACATGGCCGGTAAATCAACTTACCTGCGCCAGACGGGACTCATTGTGCTCATGGCGCAAATCGGCTGCTTCGTGCCGGCGGAAAGTGCCCGCATCGGCGTGGTGGACCGCATCTTTACACGCGTGGGTGCAAGCGACCGCCTGAGCCGTGGTCTTTCGACGTTCATGGTCGAAATGATCGAGACCGCGAACATCTTGCGCAATGCGACTTCGCACAGCTTGGTGCTTCTTGACGAAATCGGTCGTGGGACCAGTACCTTTGACGGCCTCTCGATTGCGTGGGCGATTGTGGAAACTCTGCATGATGAACCGGCCCGCGCCGCCATCACGCTGTTTGCAACGCACTACCACGAACTCACGGGCCTTGTAGAAAGCCTTGAACACGCCGGAAACTTCCAGGTGGGCGTTCAGGAAAAGGGCGACAAGCTCATCTTCTTGCACAAAATTCTCGAAGGAGCCTGCGACTCCAGCTACGGTATTCACGTGGCTGAAATGGCGGGCCTCCCGAACAATGTGCTTCGCCGTGCCCGCAAGATTCTCTTGCGCCTCGAAAAGCAGAAGATTGACCCGAGCGATGGTGCTACTCACAAGAAACTCATGGAAAAGCCGCAGGTCGACTTGTTCGCACCTCCCGACGAATCCACGCAGCTCCTTAAAGAAGAAATCCGCCGCTTGAAACCCGAAGAAATGACTCCGATCCAGGCGCTCCAATGCCTGATGGACCTAAAGGAGCATTACGGGAAATGATCGACTTTGCCGCCTTACAAGAGTTTGTCTATAGTAATCGAATCGTAGATTCGACGATTCATGGACTTGCTCATTGGCGGCAGGTGGAATTCAACGGCTTGCTTCTCGCGCCCATTACAGGTGCCGACGTGACTGTCGTGCGACTGTTCGCTCTCTTTCACGACTGCAAGCGCGAAGATGACGGCTACGATGGCGAACATGGTGAACGCAGTGCCGCCTTCGCTAAAGAATGCTTCGAAAAAGGGCTTCTCGATATTACGCAGGAACAGTTCGACAAACTGTATCACGCCTGCTTTTACCACACCAAGGAACATCAGACTGATGATCCGACCATCAACACCTGCTACGACGCCGACCGCCTAGATCTCGGCCGTGTGGGAATGTCGCTTAATCCGAAAAAGATGGCGACAGCTCCGGGTGCAAGAATCGCCCACAAGTCTTTGCGGGCGAATGTTGATGTCTATGAAATGCGTGAATGGCTTAAAACCATCGCGCTATAGAAATTACAATTCAGGCTGCTTGCCGGTGAGGCGCACGAAGATTTCTTCGTACTTGGCGAGCGTGTTCTTCACGACTTCAGGCGGAATTTCCGGACCCGGATAGGTCTTGCCCCAGTCGAGAGTTTCGAGCCAGTCACGAACGTACTGCTTGTCGAAGCTTTCCTGGTTCTTGCCCACCTGGTACTTGTCTGCCGGCCAGTAACGGCTGGAGTCCGGAGTCAGCACTTCGTCGATCAAGATGGTTTCGCCATCGATTTCACCGAATTCGAACTTGGTGTCGGCGAGGATGATGCCCTTGGAGGCAGCGTAGTCGCGAGCCTTCGTGTAGATGTCGAGGGACATGTCACGGAGAGTCGTTGCAACCTTTTCGCCAACGATATCGAAAGTCTGTTCGAAGCTGATGTTTTCGTCGTGACCAACGTCGGGCTTGGTGCTCGGCGTGTAGAGCGGCTTTTCGAGCTTCTGGCAGAGCTGCAGGCCTTCGGGGAGAACGTGACCGCAGATTTTACCGGTCTTCTGGTAGTCCTTCCAGCCAGAACCCACGATGTAACCACGCACGATGCATTCCACGGAATGGCGGTTGGCCTTCTTCACGATCATGGAACGGCCGCGGAGGTAGTCGGCGTGCTTCTTGAGCACGGCCGGGTATTCGTTCACGTCGGCGGTGATGAGGTGGTTCTTCATGCCGAGGTGCTTGAACCAGAACAGCGAAAGCTGGTTGAGGATTTTGCCCTTACCAGGAATCGGGGTGGGGAGCACCACGTCAAAAGCGGAAAGACGGTCGCTGGCGACCATCAGGAAGCTGTCGCCCAGGTCGTACATGTCGCGTACTTTGCCCTGGTGGAACAGCGGAACTTCGGTAATGGGGGTATCAAATTTTAAGCTCATAGTGACCCAAATTTAGGAAAATTAAACAGTTAAGGCAAGATTATAAGTTTCTGCTGTAGGTGGCATAGCTTTAAAGATCTTTATACTGCGAAAGCTTGCGTCCGCTGTTCAAGGCAATGCGGATTAAATCGTGAATTTTTTCGGTCCGGGCAGGGAAATCCACCGGGTGGAGAGCGATGCGGGGGAGCCCGACGGGAATCTTCAGAGCGAATGCGCCGAACTTGAAGGCGGCCTTGATCAAGAAGTCGGGAATGCCTGCGAAACTTGCGACAGGGGAGGCGTAGCGCTTGCCTTTGGCGGTCACCAGGGCGAATCGTTCTTCGTAGAGCATTTTTTCGGCGTGTACCTGGCTCGGCAGGAACTTGTTGCTGTACCAAGTTGGCGGAACAAATGCGGTGGGCTTTTCGGAGTCTCCAATCAAAGCTTTCCAGGCGTCTAGCCCCAGGTGCAAAAGCCTGCTCGATTCAAATTCGCTGAGGCCTGCAAATTCGGCTTCGCCACCGGTCAGGTTCATTCCGATAAGGCCGGCGTAGCTGCGGCCCTGGCTGAATTCGGCCTGGTGCTTGTAGCCGTGGAGGGCAAGTTCGAATCCGTCTGCTTTTAGCTTCTGGAGTGTTTCGCGAAAGCCTTTGACCATGTCGGACGGGGCCTTTTCGGTATCCGGGATAACAAGCACGCTGAAAGGTCCCCCTGCTAGGTCCTTGAGTTCTTCAAGAATCGGGGCGACTTTCTGGTAGTTCCAGACGCTGAAATCGTGAAAGCAGAGGAGGAATTTGCGCATGAAAAAAATTATAGAAAAAAGAAGTAGACAGTAGACGGTAGACAGTAGACAGAAAACAGCTAAAATGTGTCTCAAAATTGCAAAATACTTCCTACTTCCTACTTCCTACTTCCTACTAAAAACTACATTTACCCTACTATGTTAGAATCTATTATTTTGGGCCTGTTGCAGGGCCTCGCCGAATTCCTCCCCATCTCTAGCTCCGGCCACCTTGTGCTTGGACACGAACTTTTAGGCATGAACGAAGCGGGCATGTTCTTCGATATCATGCTCCATGCCGGCACCTTGCTGTCCATCTTCGTGGTGTTCCACAAGAAGATTACCGACATCATCGTGGGTTGCCTCCGCAGAAATCCCGACCAGCTCCGCGAAGCGGGCTACATTATCTTGGCTAGCATTCCGACGGCTTTGATTGGCCTCGGTTTCAAGGACGCTCTCGAAGGCCTGTTCGAGAATCCGCGTGCCGTGTGCGTCGCCGAACTCTTTACGGGCTTGTTGCTGTTTACCTCGCAGTGGGGCGCTACCGGAGCCAAGCATCCGGATAATGAAGGCGTCAAAATGAACTGGTGGCGCGCTCTTGTGACCGGTACCGTGCAGGGCATCGCCTGCATTCCGGGCATCAGCCGTAGCGGTTCTACCATCAGCGCCATGATGTTCATGGGCGTGAACCGCAAGTACGCCGGCGAATTCAGCTTCCTTATGAGTATCCCTGCCGTGGGCGGTGCCGCTCTCCTCGATTGCATCAAGTGGATCAAGTGCCAGAGCATGACTCCCGAAAAGGCGCTCCTCGACCCGGAAAAGGCCATGAAGTGTGCCGACGCCGGTGGCTTTACCCCCGAACTTTTGGTGGGCATGGTCGTGTCGTTTATCTTCGGCATCATCGCCCTCAAGTGGCTCATGACCTTCTTGCAGAAGGGCAAGTTCCAGCACTTCGCCTGGTACGTATGGGCCGTGGGTATCCTCGGACTGATCTTTATCTAAGTTCTTGAAATTGAATTAAGGCGGTCGAAACGGTCGCCTTTTTTTGTTTTTGGTGTTGGCATAGTTCTTGCATTATTTATCGCGAAAACAAAGCGGAAAGTAGATTTTGTTTCAAAATGAAACATGATTTTGCTAATTCGCTTCAAATTTTAACGATAAATGGAGATAAATAATGGCAACAGAGAAGATGGAATTCCAGACCGAAGTTCGCGACATGCTGAACTTGATGATCAACTCCCTTTATAGCAACAAGGAAATCTTCCTCCGCGAACTCGTTTCCAACGCGGCGGACGCACTCGACAAGCGTCGTTTCCTTTCCCTCTCCAAAGCAGACCTTTTGCCGCAGGGCACGCAGCTCCGCATCGATATCTCGGTGAACAAGGAAG is a genomic window of Fibrobacter sp. UWT2 containing:
- a CDS encoding polysaccharide deacetylase family protein yields the protein MRKFLLCFHDFSVWNYQKVAPILEELKDLAGGPFSVLVIPDTEKAPSDMVKGFRETLQKLKADGFELALHGYKHQAEFSQGRSYAGLIGMNLTGGEAEFAGLSEFESSRLLHLGLDAWKALIGDSEKPTAFVPPTWYSNKFLPSQVHAEKMLYEERFALVTAKGKRYASPVASFAGIPDFLIKAAFKFGAFALKIPVGLPRIALHPVDFPARTEKIHDLIRIALNSGRKLSQYKDL
- the proB gene encoding glutamate 5-kinase, with the protein product MSELRKNILDESRRIVVKIGSRILVDSEKGGVRTRYIQKLADSVARLMEAGKEVVIVTSGAVGTGMSQLGYKEKPTVLAEKQACAAVGQIDLMYAYREMFRWMQLSVGQILLSAEDFRDRNRYKNLQNTIKAMLARKIVPIINENDSLAVAEIKVGDNDKLSSDVALFLDADLLLIFTDEDGLFDDNPKKNPNARLLRFVPEITPAVLALAGKPGETGSAVSTGGMRSKLEAIRNVTKSGCNAFLASGMKVLPHQVIFENAEGTLFVGSKKKLNSRQRWLSFVTTPRGAVVVDEGGVKALREKHSSLLPVGVCAVKKHFDKGDLIEVLSQDGEAVARGVAKFDSETLKLVLRKKTAQVHELLGKNVPDELIHKNDLVVF
- a CDS encoding phosphoribosylaminoimidazolesuccinocarboxamide synthase; this translates as MSLKFDTPITEVPLFHQGKVRDMYDLGDSFLMVASDRLSAFDVVLPTPIPGKGKILNQLSLFWFKHLGMKNHLITADVNEYPAVLKKHADYLRGRSMIVKKANRHSVECIVRGYIVGSGWKDYQKTGKICGHVLPEGLQLCQKLEKPLYTPSTKPDVGHDENISFEQTFDIVGEKVATTLRDMSLDIYTKARDYAASKGIILADTKFEFGEIDGETILIDEVLTPDSSRYWPADKYQVGKNQESFDKQYVRDWLETLDWGKTYPGPEIPPEVVKNTLAKYEEIFVRLTGKQPEL
- a CDS encoding undecaprenyl-diphosphate phosphatase, which translates into the protein MLESIILGLLQGLAEFLPISSSGHLVLGHELLGMNEAGMFFDIMLHAGTLLSIFVVFHKKITDIIVGCLRRNPDQLREAGYIILASIPTALIGLGFKDALEGLFENPRAVCVAELFTGLLLFTSQWGATGAKHPDNEGVKMNWWRALVTGTVQGIACIPGISRSGSTISAMMFMGVNRKYAGEFSFLMSIPAVGGAALLDCIKWIKCQSMTPEKALLDPEKAMKCADAGGFTPELLVGMVVSFIFGIIALKWLMTFLQKGKFQHFAWYVWAVGILGLIFI
- a CDS encoding HD domain-containing protein encodes the protein MIDFAALQEFVYSNRIVDSTIHGLAHWRQVEFNGLLLAPITGADVTVVRLFALFHDCKREDDGYDGEHGERSAAFAKECFEKGLLDITQEQFDKLYHACFYHTKEHQTDDPTINTCYDADRLDLGRVGMSLNPKKMATAPGARIAHKSLRANVDVYEMREWLKTIAL
- the scpB gene encoding SMC-Scp complex subunit ScpB — translated: MEENQNLDDLAEESAELPKVESQEDLARIIQALVFASPDIVTLKKLREILGDFLDARLVSDALIAANDSLNKINSPFEIVEQAGGYRFRTRAKYYPWVRKLFPEANARRLSQAALETLAVIAYQQPITKAAIEQVRGVSSVDGPIRNLLDKGFIALGSRADTVGNPYTYVTTQEFMKYFGINRIPEDLPRLREFSELLEAGALVPQYAKPESVSPEEPVQPEENPDQVELSMGDA
- the mutS gene encoding DNA mismatch repair protein MutS, with amino-acid sequence MAVTPLMQQYYEIKKQNPGCILFFRMGDFFELFEDDAVIASKILGLTLTSRNNGASGATPLCGFPHHAADRYVPKMVAAGYRIAICEQVEDPKLAKGIVKRDIVEIISAGTAMDESNLNAKEANYLCAFIPEKDSVSFAIADVTTGYLAACKSSVQAFECEFCRRMPKEVVVPEGTSIPSGVMDLIRSENILVTELPAFLFGEDSAKDVLFTHFKVEALDGLGLDGRVVETQVTGALLQYLMDQKKSELSHFTTLEILNLDDYMTLDPSTLRNLELVRPLNADDISSTLCYVLDFTVTAMGGRNLKEWVSHPLISVERIKEREEAVEELVNNPVALDELKESLTSILDMERLMGRVGSGRANARDLAGMGRSLSQASKVADVLEGLNSPIFEPMRAALIAARGRGEELLSQFNDDLPLTVREGGMIRAGANAELDAMNEDIKERREWIASLEVRERERLGIPSLKVGYNRVFGYYIEITKAQMAKATSPIPDEYIRKQTTVNGERYITPEMKECESIISNAEVNIHALEYKIFCELRERVNSWRAELQEIANAIAHVDTLYSFARAARKYNYVCPEVFEGSGIEIKGGFHPVIVAVNSDLDFIPNDVNLSPEATRLMLITGPNMAGKSTYLRQTGLIVLMAQIGCFVPAESARIGVVDRIFTRVGASDRLSRGLSTFMVEMIETANILRNATSHSLVLLDEIGRGTSTFDGLSIAWAIVETLHDEPARAAITLFATHYHELTGLVESLEHAGNFQVGVQEKGDKLIFLHKILEGACDSSYGIHVAEMAGLPNNVLRRARKILLRLEKQKIDPSDGATHKKLMEKPQVDLFAPPDESTQLLKEEIRRLKPEEMTPIQALQCLMDLKEHYGK